The bacterium genome contains a region encoding:
- a CDS encoding DUF4440 domain-containing protein, which produces MSHADIAAANRAFEEAAKKRDTERLAGLYTADAIVMPPDGPFVKGRENIRQLWGSAIQQMGLRDVRLNTLDLDVVGDTAYEVGEAVLTLESSGATVKYVVVWRKVDGSWRLHRDILGSGRLHSS; this is translated from the coding sequence ATGAGTCACGCGGATATCGCGGCCGCCAATCGAGCGTTTGAGGAGGCGGCGAAAAAACGGGACACGGAACGGCTGGCCGGTCTCTACACAGCGGACGCGATCGTCATGCCGCCTGACGGCCCGTTCGTGAAGGGGCGCGAAAACATCAGGCAACTCTGGGGCTCGGCGATCCAGCAGATGGGGCTGCGCGACGTCCGGCTCAACACCCTCGACCTCGACGTCGTAGGCGACACCGCGTACGAAGTCGGCGAGGCGGTGCTGACCCTGGAGTCGAGCGGCGCGACCGTCAAGTACGTAGTGGTGTGGAGGAAGGTCGACGGTTCGTGGCGGCTGCACCGCGACATCTTGGGCTCGGGGCGGTTGCACTCGTCGTGA
- a CDS encoding nitroreductase, with amino-acid sequence MTAGPPTSVLDVIRTRRSVARVKPDPVPPDVVARLLDAAVWAPNHRMTEPWQFFVLEGESKRRFADIRRASRRKALPNPDAPEVQPALDKVYRDTVDTPLIIAVTSYVAEDPERREEDVWATYGAAYAFMLGAWAEGLGTYFRTGALRDDPGLRQLLGLSADRRIIGIMYAGYPAEVPVRRRTPAAEKTIWLR; translated from the coding sequence ATGACCGCGGGACCACCAACATCAGTGCTCGATGTGATCCGCACGCGTCGCAGCGTCGCCAGAGTGAAACCCGATCCCGTGCCACCCGACGTAGTGGCGCGGCTGCTGGATGCCGCGGTCTGGGCCCCCAACCACCGCATGACCGAGCCGTGGCAGTTCTTCGTTCTCGAGGGCGAGTCCAAGCGCCGGTTCGCGGACATCCGCCGCGCGTCGCGCCGAAAGGCGCTGCCGAATCCGGATGCGCCGGAGGTTCAACCCGCACTCGACAAGGTGTACCGGGATACCGTTGACACCCCGCTGATCATCGCCGTCACGTCGTACGTGGCCGAGGACCCGGAACGGAGGGAGGAAGACGTCTGGGCCACCTACGGCGCGGCGTACGCGTTCATGCTCGGCGCCTGGGCCGAGGGCCTCGGGACCTATTTCCGCACCGGAGCGCTGCGGGACGATCCGGGTCTGCGCCAGCTGCTGGGTCTTTCGGCGGACCGGCGTATCATCGGCATCATGTATGCAGGCTACCCGGCGGAAGTTCCCGTTCGCCGACGCACCCCCGCCGCGGAGAAAACCATCTGGCTGCGATGA